GAAATCGGCGTGGGGATCCGCGTCGACGGCACGACGATTCATGCCGATGGGGTGCTCCCGCTGCGGGCGGTGGAATGCGTGGCTCTGCCATATCCCGCCGTGCCCACGGACATGCAGGCCCAGTTGACAGCGTTGCTGGCAACGGCCGAGGGAATCAGCCTGGTGACCGACAAGGTGTTCCCCGACCGGTTCATGCACATTTCCGAACTGGCGCGGATGGGGGCCCGCGTCCGCCGCGAAGGCGCCAGTGCGATCGTCGGCGGACCGACGCGGCTGAGCGGCGCTTCGGTGATGGCGTCGGACCTGCGGGCCAGCGCCGCACTCGTGCTGGCGGCCCTCGCGGCGGAGGGACCGTCGGTCGTCCGGCGAATTTATCATCTCGACCGCGGCTATGAGCGATTCGAGGCCAAGCTGCGTTCGCTGGGAGCGGACGTGCAGCGCGTCGAAGACAGCCCCGCGAATGTCCCGCCGGAACTGATGG
This sequence is a window from Candidatus Hydrogenedentota bacterium. Protein-coding genes within it:
- a CDS encoding UDP-N-acetylglucosamine 1-carboxyvinyltransferase (adds enolpyruvyl to UDP-N-acetylglucosamine as a component of cell wall formation; gram-positive bacteria have 2 copies of MurA which are active), translated to EIGVGIRVDGTTIHADGVLPLRAVECVALPYPAVPTDMQAQLTALLATAEGISLVTDKVFPDRFMHISELARMGARVRREGASAIVGGPTRLSGASVMASDLRASAALVLAALAAEGPSVVRRIYHLDRGYERFEAKLRSLGADVQRVEDSPANVPPELMEVASPPSEPAMPGPHWSGAATRRLTPQG